The Eleginops maclovinus isolate JMC-PN-2008 ecotype Puerto Natales chromosome 24, JC_Emac_rtc_rv5, whole genome shotgun sequence genome contains a region encoding:
- the wbp4 gene encoding WW domain-binding protein 4, whose amino-acid sequence MSEYWKSQPRKFCQYCKCWIADNKPSVEFHERGKNHKENVAAKITEIKKKSIDKAKQEERMSKDFLKMEEAAMKAYEEDLKRMEKESSGSGLPVETTTEEETPQVINQVRSLVGPQARPKVGSQGGPQGGPHGGPHGGPHGGPQSKKQQKKQKSNQMPRGQPRAQVWVKGQTEDGNAYFYNTITGESRWENPEAFRGENSASAKPERSSGGLWIETVSPEGYPYYYNSETGESSWEKPAGFTSNQASNKEGESQPEPPGVEQSSSEAPASQEPEVPEQAIEHAKYPKINFRKRKAEAEPSEKEGEDKESDDAPKAEPEEMTKEVVKKEEDVQSTTAAAPEEKKEVAPVKMQIKRRPKSANPYGAWEKIKEEECPYAKVDLQLPKVEGYTVSAPAAVVPPEPKPKFKERIITSLGEEGGSTSFRKNKTQNGKSRSIRQRDDDDD is encoded by the exons AT GTCGGAATACTGGAAATCACAACCAAGGAAATTCTGCCAGTACTGCAAGTGCTGGATTGCGGACAATAAGCCT agTGTTGAGTTCCACGAAAGAGGGAAgaatcacaaagaaaatgtggcTGCAAAAATCACTGAg ATTAAAAAGAAGAGCATTGACAAGGCGAAGCAGGAGGAACGCATGTCTAAAGACTTTCTGAAAATGGAGGAGGCTGCGATGAAGGCTTATGAGGAAGATCTGAAGAGGATGGAAAAGGAGTCTTCAG gatCAGGTTTACCCGTCGAGACAACAACCGAAGAGGAAACACCTCAGGTCATTAATCAAGTAAGATCTCTGGTGGGGCCCCAGGCAAGACCTAAAGTGGGATCCCAGGGTGGACCCCAAGGCGGACCTCATGGTGGACCTCATGGAGGACCCCATGGTGGACCCCAGTCcaaaaaacagcagaagaaacagAAATCAAACCAAATGCCCAGAGGTCAACCGAGGGCACAGGTTTGGGTTAAAGGACAGACAGAGGATGGCAATGCGTACTTTTACAACACAATAACTGGAG AATCTAGATGGGAAAATCCAGAGGCTTTCCGGGGAGAAAACTCGGCCTCTGCAAAACCTGAG cGCTCTTCAGGGGGTCTTTGGATAGAAACTGTCAGTCCTGAGGGTTACCCATATTACTACAACTCAGAAACTGGGG AGAGCAGCTGGGAGAAACCAGCAGGATTCACTTCAAATCAAGCATCCaacaaagagggagagagtcaGCCGGAGCCCCCGGGGGTAGAGCAGAGCTCCAGCGAGGCCCCAGCATCTCAGGAGCCTGAAGTCCCTGAACAAGCCATCGAGCACGCCAAATACCCAAAGATCAACTTTAGG aaaaggaaagcagaaGCCGAGCCGTcagaaaaggagggagaagaTAAAGAGAGCGATGATGCTCCCAAAGCGGAGCCTGAGGAGATGACAAAAGAGGTAgtgaaaaaagaggaagacGTCCAAAGTACAACAGCTGCTGCAcctgaagagaaaaaggaggtgGCACCAGTGAAGATGCAAATCAAAAGACGACCAAAATCTGCCAATCCTTACGGAGCCTGGGAAAAGATCAAGGAAGAGGAGTGTCCATA TGCCAAAGTGGACTTACAGCTTCCCAAGGTGGAGGGATACACTGTCAGCGCTCCAGCAGCAGTCGTGCCGCCAGAGCCAAAACCGAAGTTCAAGGAGCGCATCATCACTTCCCTCGGAGAGGAAGGAGGCTCTACTTCATTCaggaaaaacaagacacaaaacGGCAAATCAAGAAGCATCCGACAGAGAGACGACGACGACGACTGA
- the gk gene encoding glycerol kinase isoform X2 yields MNSAMAASSHRIMMGPLVAAIDQGTSSTRFLVFNAKTAELLSHHQVEIKQSFPKEGWVEEDPKEILQSVYECMERTCEKLTQLNIDISNIKAIGVTNQRETTLVWDKETGEPLYNAIVWLDLRTQSTVERLINKTPGRNKNHLKHKTGLPISTYFSAVKLRWLMDNVDEVHDAVVSHRAMFGTVDSWLIWCLTGGKSGGVHCTDVTNASRTMLFNIHTLDWDPELCTYFGIPMEILPRVRSSSEIYGLMKLCSSRKSGALSGIPISGCLGDQSAALVGQMCFQDGQAKNTYGTGCFLLRNTGAKPVMSEHGLLTTVAYKLGRDQPACYALEGSVAIAGAVVRWLQDNLGIISCSEELEKFAASVGTSYGCYFVPAFSGLYAPYWEPSARGIICGLTQFTNKNHVAFAALEAVCFQTREILDAMNQDSGIPLTQLQVDGGMTSNKLLMQLQADILCIPVVKPSMPETTALGAAMAAGAAEGVSVWSLNPEDLSEVTSEKFEPQINPEESEFRYARWKKAVQKSMNWETTEPVGNGNGEASIFSSIPLGFYIIGSILMLVGAKHLAGNN; encoded by the exons ATGAACAGCGCCATGGCTGCGTCCTCACACCGGATAATGATGGGGCCGCTGGTGGCTGCCATTGACCAGGGCACGAGCTCCACTCGGTTTTTG GTGTTTAATGCAAAGACAGCAGAGCTCCTCAGCCATCACCAGGTGGAAATCAAACAGAGCTTCCCAAAAGAAGG ATGGGTGGAGGAAGACCCCAAAGAAATCCTGCAGTCAGTTTACGAGTGCATGGAGCGGACGTGTGAAAAGCTCACCCAGCTAAACATAGACATCTCAAACATTAAAG CTATTGGAGTGACCAACCAAAGAGAGACCACGCTTGTTTGGGACAAAGAGACGGGGGAGCCCCTCTACAATGCAATAG TTTGGTTGGACCTGCGGACTCAATCAACAGTGGAACGTCTCATCAACAAAACCCCAGGAAGGAATAAGAACCACTTAAAG CATAAAACAGGGCTCCCCATCAGCACCTACTTCAGCGCGGTGAAACTGCGCTGGCTGATGGACAACGTGGACGAGGTCCATGATGCCGTGGTGTCACACCGCGCTATGTTCGGCACCGTGGACTCCTGGCTCATCTGG TGTTTGACTGGAGGGAAGTCTGGCGGCGTCCACTGCACAGATGTGACCAACGCCAGCAGAACCATGCTGTTTAACATTCACACTCTGGACTGGGACCCAGAACTCTGCAC ATATTTTGGTATTCCCATGGAGATCTTGCCCAGAGTGAGGAGTTCTTCAGAAATCTACGGCCTCATG AAATTATGTTCTAGCCGG AAATCTGGAGCTCTTTCAGGGATCCCCATCTCTGGG tgtttagGGGATCAGTCCGCCGCGCTGGTTGGACAGATGTGCTTTCAGGACGGGCAGGCGAAAAACAC GTATGGAACTGGCTGCTTCCTCCTGCGGAACACTGGAGCTAAG CCTGTAATGTCCGAGCACGGCCTTCTGACCACTGTGGCGTACAAACTTGGCCGCGACCAACCTGCATGTTACGCACTGGAG GGCTCTGTAGCCATTGCAGGCGCTGTGGTTCGTTGGCTGCAGGACAATCTGGGAATCATCAGTTGCTCTGAAGAGCTCG AGAAGTTCGCAGCGTCTGTCGGCACTTCCTACGGCTGTTATTTTGTTCCTGCGTTTTCGGGCCTCTATGCACCCTACTGGGAGCCCAGTGCAAGAGG GATCATCTGCGGGTTAACTCAGTTCACTAATAAGAATCACGTGGCGTTTGCTGCGCTGGAAGCTGTGTGTTTCCAGACACGGGAG ATCCTGGACGCCATGAACCAGGACAGCGGTATCCCCCTCACCCAGCTCCAGGTGGACGGAGGGATGACGTCCAACAAGCTGCTGATGCAGCTGCAGGCCGACATCCTCTGCATCCCTGTCG TGAAGCCGTCCATGCCGGAGACCACCGCTCTGGGCGCAGCGATGGCCGCGGGAGCAGCAGAGGGGGTGAGCGTGTGGAGTCTGAACCCGGAGGACCTGAGCGAAGTCACCTCGGAGAAGTTCGAGCCTCAGATCAACCCAGAAG AGAGCGAGTTCCGCTACGCTCGATGGAAGAAGGCCGTTCAGAAGTCCATGAACTGGGAGACGACGGAGCCTGTCGGTAACGGAAACG GAGAAGCTAGCATTTTCAGCAGCATCCCACTGGGCTTCTACATCATCGGCAGCATTTTGATGTTAGTCGGTGCGAAACACCTCGCAG gCAACAACTAG
- the gk gene encoding glycerol kinase isoform X3 — MNSAMAASSHRIMMGPLVAAIDQGTSSTRFLVFNAKTAELLSHHQVEIKQSFPKEGWVEEDPKEILQSVYECMERTCEKLTQLNIDISNIKAIGVTNQRETTLVWDKETGEPLYNAIVWLDLRTQSTVERLINKTPGRNKNHLKHKTGLPISTYFSAVKLRWLMDNVDEVHDAVVSHRAMFGTVDSWLIWCLTGGKSGGVHCTDVTNASRTMLFNIHTLDWDPELCTYFGIPMEILPRVRSSSEIYGLMKSGALSGIPISGCLGDQSAALVGQMCFQDGQAKNTYGTGCFLLRNTGAKPVMSEHGLLTTVAYKLGRDQPACYALEGSVAIAGAVVRWLQDNLGIISCSEELEKFAASVGTSYGCYFVPAFSGLYAPYWEPSARGIICGLTQFTNKNHVAFAALEAVCFQTREILDAMNQDSGIPLTQLQVDGGMTSNKLLMQLQADILCIPVVKPSMPETTALGAAMAAGAAEGVSVWSLNPEDLSEVTSEKFEPQINPEESEFRYARWKKAVQKSMNWETTEPVGNGNGEASIFSSIPLGFYIIGSILMLVGAKHLAGNN; from the exons ATGAACAGCGCCATGGCTGCGTCCTCACACCGGATAATGATGGGGCCGCTGGTGGCTGCCATTGACCAGGGCACGAGCTCCACTCGGTTTTTG GTGTTTAATGCAAAGACAGCAGAGCTCCTCAGCCATCACCAGGTGGAAATCAAACAGAGCTTCCCAAAAGAAGG ATGGGTGGAGGAAGACCCCAAAGAAATCCTGCAGTCAGTTTACGAGTGCATGGAGCGGACGTGTGAAAAGCTCACCCAGCTAAACATAGACATCTCAAACATTAAAG CTATTGGAGTGACCAACCAAAGAGAGACCACGCTTGTTTGGGACAAAGAGACGGGGGAGCCCCTCTACAATGCAATAG TTTGGTTGGACCTGCGGACTCAATCAACAGTGGAACGTCTCATCAACAAAACCCCAGGAAGGAATAAGAACCACTTAAAG CATAAAACAGGGCTCCCCATCAGCACCTACTTCAGCGCGGTGAAACTGCGCTGGCTGATGGACAACGTGGACGAGGTCCATGATGCCGTGGTGTCACACCGCGCTATGTTCGGCACCGTGGACTCCTGGCTCATCTGG TGTTTGACTGGAGGGAAGTCTGGCGGCGTCCACTGCACAGATGTGACCAACGCCAGCAGAACCATGCTGTTTAACATTCACACTCTGGACTGGGACCCAGAACTCTGCAC ATATTTTGGTATTCCCATGGAGATCTTGCCCAGAGTGAGGAGTTCTTCAGAAATCTACGGCCTCATG AAATCTGGAGCTCTTTCAGGGATCCCCATCTCTGGG tgtttagGGGATCAGTCCGCCGCGCTGGTTGGACAGATGTGCTTTCAGGACGGGCAGGCGAAAAACAC GTATGGAACTGGCTGCTTCCTCCTGCGGAACACTGGAGCTAAG CCTGTAATGTCCGAGCACGGCCTTCTGACCACTGTGGCGTACAAACTTGGCCGCGACCAACCTGCATGTTACGCACTGGAG GGCTCTGTAGCCATTGCAGGCGCTGTGGTTCGTTGGCTGCAGGACAATCTGGGAATCATCAGTTGCTCTGAAGAGCTCG AGAAGTTCGCAGCGTCTGTCGGCACTTCCTACGGCTGTTATTTTGTTCCTGCGTTTTCGGGCCTCTATGCACCCTACTGGGAGCCCAGTGCAAGAGG GATCATCTGCGGGTTAACTCAGTTCACTAATAAGAATCACGTGGCGTTTGCTGCGCTGGAAGCTGTGTGTTTCCAGACACGGGAG ATCCTGGACGCCATGAACCAGGACAGCGGTATCCCCCTCACCCAGCTCCAGGTGGACGGAGGGATGACGTCCAACAAGCTGCTGATGCAGCTGCAGGCCGACATCCTCTGCATCCCTGTCG TGAAGCCGTCCATGCCGGAGACCACCGCTCTGGGCGCAGCGATGGCCGCGGGAGCAGCAGAGGGGGTGAGCGTGTGGAGTCTGAACCCGGAGGACCTGAGCGAAGTCACCTCGGAGAAGTTCGAGCCTCAGATCAACCCAGAAG AGAGCGAGTTCCGCTACGCTCGATGGAAGAAGGCCGTTCAGAAGTCCATGAACTGGGAGACGACGGAGCCTGTCGGTAACGGAAACG GAGAAGCTAGCATTTTCAGCAGCATCCCACTGGGCTTCTACATCATCGGCAGCATTTTGATGTTAGTCGGTGCGAAACACCTCGCAG gCAACAACTAG
- the gk gene encoding glycerol kinase isoform X1 gives MNSAMAASSHRIMMGPLVAAIDQGTSSTRFLVFNAKTAELLSHHQVEIKQSFPKEGWVEEDPKEILQSVYECMERTCEKLTQLNIDISNIKAIGVTNQRETTLVWDKETGEPLYNAIVWLDLRTQSTVERLINKTPGRNKNHLKHKTGLPISTYFSAVKLRWLMDNVDEVHDAVVSHRAMFGTVDSWLIWCLTGGKSGGVHCTDVTNASRTMLFNIHTLDWDPELCTYFGIPMEILPRVRSSSEIYGLMKLCSSRKSGALSGIPISGCLGDQSAALVGQMCFQDGQAKNTYGTGCFLLRNTGAKPVMSEHGLLTTVAYKLGRDQPACYALEGSVAIAGAVVRWLQDNLGIISCSEELEKFAASVGTSYGCYFVPAFSGLYAPYWEPSARGIICGLTQFTNKNHVAFAALEAVCFQTREILDAMNQDSGIPLTQLQVDGGMTSNKLLMQLQADILCIPVVKPSMPETTALGAAMAAGAAEGVSVWSLNPEDLSEVTSEKFEPQINPEGTDSFHTRRSTCLQELQSKSSSVLSAESEFRYARWKKAVQKSMNWETTEPVGNGNGEASIFSSIPLGFYIIGSILMLVGAKHLAGNN, from the exons ATGAACAGCGCCATGGCTGCGTCCTCACACCGGATAATGATGGGGCCGCTGGTGGCTGCCATTGACCAGGGCACGAGCTCCACTCGGTTTTTG GTGTTTAATGCAAAGACAGCAGAGCTCCTCAGCCATCACCAGGTGGAAATCAAACAGAGCTTCCCAAAAGAAGG ATGGGTGGAGGAAGACCCCAAAGAAATCCTGCAGTCAGTTTACGAGTGCATGGAGCGGACGTGTGAAAAGCTCACCCAGCTAAACATAGACATCTCAAACATTAAAG CTATTGGAGTGACCAACCAAAGAGAGACCACGCTTGTTTGGGACAAAGAGACGGGGGAGCCCCTCTACAATGCAATAG TTTGGTTGGACCTGCGGACTCAATCAACAGTGGAACGTCTCATCAACAAAACCCCAGGAAGGAATAAGAACCACTTAAAG CATAAAACAGGGCTCCCCATCAGCACCTACTTCAGCGCGGTGAAACTGCGCTGGCTGATGGACAACGTGGACGAGGTCCATGATGCCGTGGTGTCACACCGCGCTATGTTCGGCACCGTGGACTCCTGGCTCATCTGG TGTTTGACTGGAGGGAAGTCTGGCGGCGTCCACTGCACAGATGTGACCAACGCCAGCAGAACCATGCTGTTTAACATTCACACTCTGGACTGGGACCCAGAACTCTGCAC ATATTTTGGTATTCCCATGGAGATCTTGCCCAGAGTGAGGAGTTCTTCAGAAATCTACGGCCTCATG AAATTATGTTCTAGCCGG AAATCTGGAGCTCTTTCAGGGATCCCCATCTCTGGG tgtttagGGGATCAGTCCGCCGCGCTGGTTGGACAGATGTGCTTTCAGGACGGGCAGGCGAAAAACAC GTATGGAACTGGCTGCTTCCTCCTGCGGAACACTGGAGCTAAG CCTGTAATGTCCGAGCACGGCCTTCTGACCACTGTGGCGTACAAACTTGGCCGCGACCAACCTGCATGTTACGCACTGGAG GGCTCTGTAGCCATTGCAGGCGCTGTGGTTCGTTGGCTGCAGGACAATCTGGGAATCATCAGTTGCTCTGAAGAGCTCG AGAAGTTCGCAGCGTCTGTCGGCACTTCCTACGGCTGTTATTTTGTTCCTGCGTTTTCGGGCCTCTATGCACCCTACTGGGAGCCCAGTGCAAGAGG GATCATCTGCGGGTTAACTCAGTTCACTAATAAGAATCACGTGGCGTTTGCTGCGCTGGAAGCTGTGTGTTTCCAGACACGGGAG ATCCTGGACGCCATGAACCAGGACAGCGGTATCCCCCTCACCCAGCTCCAGGTGGACGGAGGGATGACGTCCAACAAGCTGCTGATGCAGCTGCAGGCCGACATCCTCTGCATCCCTGTCG TGAAGCCGTCCATGCCGGAGACCACCGCTCTGGGCGCAGCGATGGCCGCGGGAGCAGCAGAGGGGGTGAGCGTGTGGAGTCTGAACCCGGAGGACCTGAGCGAAGTCACCTCGGAGAAGTTCGAGCCTCAGATCAACCCAGAAGGTACCGACTCATTTCACACTCGGAGAAGCACGTGTCTTCAGGAGCTGCAAAGTAAGAGCTCGTCTGTTTTATCTGCAGAGAGCGAGTTCCGCTACGCTCGATGGAAGAAGGCCGTTCAGAAGTCCATGAACTGGGAGACGACGGAGCCTGTCGGTAACGGAAACG GAGAAGCTAGCATTTTCAGCAGCATCCCACTGGGCTTCTACATCATCGGCAGCATTTTGATGTTAGTCGGTGCGAAACACCTCGCAG gCAACAACTAG